The DNA sequence TTATGATGCATTATATAATACGATGATTTTATGATGCATTGTGAAGAAGTATGCCAAATACCAAACTGAATGTTAATTTGTATTTCACAAGGACACAACTGTGGTTTGTTTCTGTCCTGCAGTCTTTAAAGATTTTACTAACtactccccaccccccaggtgtttagttttgtttgtgtgtgtgtgtatgtgtgtgactcTTCCTAAAACCATTGTCCAAATGCCCATTGTAATAAATAAGACTGCATTGTTTAGAATTGTGCCAGTCAATCTCAGAGCTTACCCCTGTCATGgtacttattttaatttaagttcTACTTTATTCATTGTCTTAATTTTTGACGATATCACTAATTAATGACAATGCAGTCTGTATGTAGATCACTTTGTCAGTGCTAGTTATTTTGGTTTAATTGTGTTGTGAAAATGCTTTATGTGCTTGTTTAATTTACTGAAGAAACACCTTTTTGAGGCCTTGTCTCTAATTTCTGACACTGTTCTTGTCTGTACTGTCTGAGttcgtgcatgttttttatctttctccctCAGGAATGCATCCTGTCAGGTATTATGTCTGTGAATGGGAAGAAGGTTTTGCACATGGATCGGAACCCTTATTACGGGGGCGAGAGTTCCTCCATAACCCCTCTGGAGGAGGTGAGCAGACGCACGCTCCATGCGGACACCAGTCAGGCTCTAGTGGGTGTGGTGGGTCACAGTGGGTGTGGTTACGGACCAAACACTGTCCTTTTTAGTGTAATTCTAATCAGTAAAATGAAGATGACAGTCCTAACCAGGCTTAATTCTACAACCAGTGCCACCCAAAGTGATGCTTTCCCTGCATTTCAAGACATTTAAGTTCCAACAGAAATGCTGCTATTGTTTGCTCTCTCTTTGCTGGTTGCACTGACTGAAACATGCTTCTCTGTCTTGTAAAATTGATCGTTTTGTTCCGTCTTTAGTCTCTTTCTTAGTCGGCTTTGTAAAATTCTTGAAACAGTCGCCCAAATTGTCAGAATCCTAAGCCCATATAGCAGTTAACGGGGATCAAAATCTGccaaattaaatgtaaaatcaCCGTACATTTAGGGCACATATAATGAAGAAGAGCAGAGACGGAGTAACTGGAACCAGTTGGTGATTTACGTAGTTGCGGGGTTCGTCAAGCTGTCAGGCAGGTCATTTATATTACTGAGGCCTTATAAGCAAACAAACAGTTTTAGTCTAGCGTTTATTAATAGAATAGCCGTGCTTTATTAATCCCTATCTGCTAATTTGGTAGCTTTATCACATATCTTGTGTATGTATACAGGTGAGACCAAGGTTAggggtcagagcacagggtcagccggcCTGCAGTGTCCTTGGAGCTGGGAATTAATGACCTTGCTCATGATCCATTTGCCTTGCCTGGTTTGGGCGTAGGGCTTTAGCCTGCTAAGCTACACCCTGCCTTGTTAGATTTTTCCTAGTATAGTTTACCAAGACATAAAACATGTATGAGTTTGAAACTACAAGAGAATTAAAACTGGTTTAAATATAGAGATTTCACTTCTGTCTCACCATATGATCATGTTGATGTCACTTTGCCCTTTCTTTCAATGCTGTGTCCTCACCTCCTGTTGCCCCATATCCGTTCCTATCACACTGCATTTCTGAGTTCGACCTGACTAACTGGTTTAATGCCCGGAGGAGGACTCTAGCCTTTTATGTACATGGGAGTTCATACGGAAGCACGTACTGGATGTTCTCCAAATTAGCAGAGTGTATTTGtgttgtggcgtttcgtttcaATCATGTTAACGGATGCAATAAAGTGTGTGTATCCTTTTAAATcgtaacataaatataaatCTGAATAATTAAATTTATTCTGGTTGCTTGGTTACAGTGCtatttttaagtatgtttagcTCCGTGTGATGAGAGATGATTTAATTCCTGAATTCTGATGGTATATGAAATGCATAGTGAATAATTCAGTTTTCCTTTGTTCTGCTAGTTGTACAAGCGATTCGGAATCGCAGATGCTCCCCCTGAGGCAATGGGTAGGGGGCGAGACTGGAATGTTGATCTCATCCCCAAGTTCCTCATGGCTAACggtttgtttttattgctgcttggctaatgtgtgtgtgtgtggctctctAACTGCAAACTGGCGATAGGCACGAATCAGGTCATCTTGCTTTTTTCTTTAGGTCAGCTGGTGAAGATGCTTCTGTACACAGAAGTGACCCGATACCTGGACTTCAAGGTTGTGGAGGGAAGCTTTGTTTACAAGGGTGGGAAGATCTACAAGGTTCCTTCCACTGAGAGCGAAGCTCTGGCCTCCAGTAAGCAAGCAGTACTTTCCAGTTCAATACTGAACAGAATATCTCACAGCTGTCTAATGCTTCAAGTTTCGAAGTAAAGGTGATTCTAGAAGTTTGTTATTTCTTAGTTAGCCCTTATTTCGGCTTGTCCGTGTGCAGATCTCATGGGAATGTTTGAGAAGAGGAGGTTCCGGAAGTTCTTGGTTTTTGTTGCAAACTTTGATGAGAACGATTCCAAGACCTTTGAAGGCGTTGACCCTAAACTTACCACCATGAGGGACGTCTACAAAAAATTTGACCTGGGACAGGATGTCATTGACTTCACTGGTCATGCCCTCGCCCTCTACAGGACAGATGAGTAAGTGCAGGGAGACTGatgcccccaaacacacacatgagTGGAAAGCTGTCGTCTTCATTTGCCTGCCCTGTGCTTGCATTGTTACAGTTACCTGGACCAGCCCTGTCTAGAGACCATCAATCGCATCAAGCTGTACAGTGAGTCCCTGGCTCGCTATGGCAAGAGCCCCTACCTGTACCCTCTGTATGGGTTGGGTGAACTGCCCCAGGGTTTCGCCAGGTATGACACCTTcctatttttaaatacattagTGAGACTTGTACTGAAATTGATTATTTGAATCAATGCAATTAAAACACCCCAGCTTGACCAGTGGTGTGCAGTGTTTGATCGCTCTCACAGCATTTGAAACCATGCATCCCCCTGTGCGCCCACAGGCTGAGCGCGATTTACGGAGGGACGTACATGCTGAACAAGCCAGTGGAGGAGATCGTGATGGAGAATGGACACGTGGTCGGGGTTAAGTCTGAAGGAGAGGTACGGACTCGCCTCACATTCTGTCTGCTGTACGATTTTTGAATAGAGAAATGTGACGATAAGCTGTGATACaagggcaaaaaaataccttattttaaatggaaatcattttcaaaatgtAATTTGTGTACTTAATCAAAGCATGTTTAAATATTGTTGACAGAGAAACTTTAAGTACGTTGCTGAATTGTGAAAGGTGTGTATTTGAATGCATATCTCTCTTTGTGTGACTCTGCTATTCTGCCTCTGACCTGCAGGTGGCGCGCTGTAAGCAGCTGATCTGTGACCCCAGTTACATCTCAGACCGGGTGCGCAAATGCGGTCAGGTGATCCGTGTGATCTGCATCTTGAGCCACCCCATAAAGAATACCAATGATGCCAACTCCTGCCAGATCATCATCCCGCAGAACCAGGTCAACCGCAAGTCAGGTGAGACGCAGCCACTGAGAGGTGATCTTGAGACCCTCCACTCCAAGGCTCATCTTCCCTGACATCTCTGCTGTGTCTTCTTACAGATATCTATGTGTGCATGATCTCATATGCACACAATGTGGCAGCCCAGGGCAAGTACATCGCTATTGCCAGCACCACGGTGGAGACCAGCGAGCCGGAGGTCGAGATAGAACCCGCGCTAGAGCTGCTGGAGCCCATTGATCAAAAGTAAggcttatgggagttttacctacacacaaatgttttgaacggaacaaaaaatgattggtttgctcactgaaccaatcagattgaagaggaggtgggtccaagcagctAGATTAGATTTCACCAACcagtcagatgtcttggtcccaccccTCTAGTTGCCTGCAGCCTCCACCTCTAGAATCTTGGTTATCTCTTCAACTCACTTTTCATTCTGTCCTCACAACGTTAATGTGTAACATTCCCACAAGTGTAAATAAGTGTAATTTGGCTTTTTCTCCCATTCAGTCCTTCCAGTCACATTGAGGGTACGTTTGAGGTTGGAGGACCAGTTTTTCATTGACTATGTACCAAGACAAACGATTCACTGCCTGAAAATGTGCTGTAGACCACTGATGAATTGTAGTTAGGCAAGTCTTATACCAGGTGGTGAGATTTAGCTGTCCTCAGCACTGCCTGTGCCTGACCTGTTTTGTTATGTCTGCATCGGCAGGTTTGTGGCCATCAGTGACCTTTATGAGCCTACAGATGACGGCACCGAGAGCCAGGTTAGCGGCGTGTCGTTTGAGCGCACCAAGCGCATGAGAGAGACTGGAGAAATGCCTTGGGTCTAACTCTGTGTTTGTGGTTCCGCCCCAGATTTTCGCCTCACGGTCGTATGACGCCACCACCCACTTCGAGACCACCTGCAACGACATCAAGGACATCTACAAGCGCATGACGGGCAGCGACTTTGACTTCGAGAACATGAAGCGCAAACAGAACGACGTGTTTGGTGAAGATGAGCAGTGAGGCGGAGAGGGGGTGGGTTTTCCGGAGTGGGTGAGCAAACGGGGGGCTAGAgttcagtgggggggggtgtgaggttgGGGAGGAGGAGAAAGCTGTAGAGGGCGTGTCAGTCCAGATGCCCTCCCCCTTCCAAACGCGCCTCTTCCTCTCACCCACCTCCCCTCTCTGAATGTTCCCAGGACCACAGATTCACCTCTCCTACAGCCCACTACGAGGCAAGCTTGACACTTCTGGAGGGTTTTTTCGTTCTGTTTTTGATTCCGTGCTGATTAAACTTCTGTCTGTGAGCTGCACACACAAGTCGTGAGTCCCTCCCTGGAGTACCTGGGGACAGTATgcttttggttttttttgttttttttttttttttttttaaaaaaaacaagatttctATTCCTAGGACACGTTTTCTTTTGGCTAAGTTTTGACTGCACTGTCTTTGTCAGTGGCTCAGTGCTTTGGTCGTtgtcatttctgctttttatcgTGGGTTAGAGGGTCCCATACGTAcgtgcacagacacacaaatcaTTGCAGTTAATACACACACCTATCAATTACCTGCTGAACTTTGGCTGTGGAATGAAGTTGAATGTTTATAGGTGACATTGAAGGATTTTTCACGGCCCCTGGGTTGTTGCTGTATACCAAAATTAAGGgactttttgggatttatgggCATAACATTCCCATGTCTCCTGAGAGGGATCATGTGACTGACAGCACGTTTTCGGTCCCTTCTTACAGGGGACACGTCCTATAGATTTCTGTCTGTTAAGAATTCTGATCAGCCTGCTTTTTCTATCTCAGTGTCTTGGCCCAAAATACCCTTGAAAAAGACATGAAAAGAAAATCCCAGTACAAGCTGGTCGTCTTAATTCCCCACCCTTTTACGTGGAAGATCAGTGTCACAGCCAGAAGCTTGGGGGGTGTCTGAGTGTGAGCTGAAGGTAGCTGGCCTAGTGGTTAAGGACATGGACTGGTGGTTTTGAAGGTTACTAGATAAATGCCCAGGAATGCCTTATAGTGATGCTCGGTAAGGTTAATTGAGACTTAACTGTGCAAATGGGTAAAAGTGTAAGTGTTAGGGTAAAACTGTCAGAGAAT is a window from the Brienomyrus brachyistius isolate T26 chromosome 8, BBRACH_0.4, whole genome shotgun sequence genome containing:
- the LOC125747855 gene encoding rab GDP dissociation inhibitor alpha encodes the protein MDEEYDVIVLGTGLTECILSGIMSVNGKKVLHMDRNPYYGGESSSITPLEELYKRFGIADAPPEAMGRGRDWNVDLIPKFLMANGQLVKMLLYTEVTRYLDFKVVEGSFVYKGGKIYKVPSTESEALASNLMGMFEKRRFRKFLVFVANFDENDSKTFEGVDPKLTTMRDVYKKFDLGQDVIDFTGHALALYRTDDYLDQPCLETINRIKLYSESLARYGKSPYLYPLYGLGELPQGFARLSAIYGGTYMLNKPVEEIVMENGHVVGVKSEGEVARCKQLICDPSYISDRVRKCGQVIRVICILSHPIKNTNDANSCQIIIPQNQVNRKSDIYVCMISYAHNVAAQGKYIAIASTTVETSEPEVEIEPALELLEPIDQKFVAISDLYEPTDDGTESQIFASRSYDATTHFETTCNDIKDIYKRMTGSDFDFENMKRKQNDVFGEDEQ